The following proteins are co-located in the Solanum pennellii chromosome 1, SPENNV200 genome:
- the LOC107016910 gene encoding receptor-like serine/threonine-protein kinase SD1-8, translating to MTNNGVTVAVAAPNRTVVPQVDKPGKFTCVNFKGWQQRVFFWLSALGLQKFTSEETPLPADDMPDREKLMTSEAWKQLEIPRSDFLTHVPLDIFALQKKPLQHTLLLSMMKICSWETQQKQVQIGGEGSGNSSRKTKIVAIAAGVTVGIALVLFGLTLCILSKRRKHQSSIRTKSVNRGTSERSQELLMNATIIPCKREFSGETSTEEFELPLFDYSTLATATENFSDATKLGQGGFGCVYKAMLVGQEVAVKRLSKNSGQGVEEFKNELRLIARLQHRNLVRLLGCCVDMEEKMLIYEYLENKSLDSILFNKQKSSLLDWQKRFNIICGIARGLLYLHQDSRFRIIHRDLKASNILLDKDLTPKISDFGMARIFGGDETEGNTKRVVGTYGYMSPEYAMDGLFSVKSDVFSFGVLVLEIVTGKKKRGFYYQNNQLNLLTDHMLLAIHSSFDSNLIKKVGLLCVLEQAEDRPNMATVVLMLGSESASLPHPKNPGFCLGRRPVDSDSYSTNYEETCTVNQVIVTMIDPR from the exons atgaCAAACAATGGTGTTACAGTGGCAGTTGCTGCACCAAATCGAACTGTTGTACCACAAGTAGATAAACCGGGTAAATTCACatgtgtgaatttcaaaggatggcagcaacgGGTATTTTTCTGGCTTTCCGCTCTTGGTTTGCAGAAATTTACCAGTGAAGAAACTCCATTGcctgctgatgatatgccagacagAGAAAAACTCATGACAAGTGAAGCATGGAAACAG ttggaaatcccaaggagtgaTTTCTTGACTCATGTGCCACtcgacatatttgctctgcaaaagaagcctttgcaacaTACACTCCTGCTAAGTATGATGAAGATttgttcatgggaaacacagcaaAAGCAAG TGCAAATTGGAGGTGAAGGATCTGGAAATAGTTCTCGCAAGACAAAAATAGTTGCAATAGCTGCTGGGGTTACAGTTGGTATAGCTCTTGTGTTATTTGGACTAACCCTTTGCATCTtatcaaagagaagaaaacatCAAAGTTCAATCCGAACTAAATCCGTGAACAGAG GCACTAGCGAACGAAGTCAAGAGCTTCTGATGAATGCAACTATTATTCCATGTAAAAGAGAATTTTCTGGTGAAACTTCCACGGAAGAGTTTGAATTGCCATTGTTTGATTACAGTACCCTAGCTACGGCAACAGAAAATTTTTCTGACGCAACTAAGTTGGGCCAAGGTGGATTTGGTTGTGTTTACAAG GCAATGCTGGTTGGTCAAGAAGTAGCAGTCAAAAGGCTCTCGAAGAATTCCGGACAAGGAGTAGAGGAATTTAAAAATGAGCTAAGATTGATTGCCAGGCTTCAACACAGAAATCTAGTCCGGCTTCTTGGCTGTTGTGTTGATATGGAAGAGAAGATGCTGATCTATGAATACCTGGAGAATAAAAGTTTAGATTCAATTTTGTTCA ATAAACAGAAAAGCTCGCTGCTCGACTGGCAAAAGCGGTTCAATATTATTTGTGGGATTGCTCGGGGGCTTCTATACCTTCATCAAGATTCAAGATTTAGGATTATCCATAGAGACCTTAAAGCAAGCAATATTCTGCTTGATAAGGATTTGACTCCCAAAATATCAGATTTTGGCATGGCAAGAATTTTTGGCGGAGATGAGACTGAAGGAAATACAAAAAGAGTAGTTGGAACCTA TGGTTACATGTCTCCGGAATATGCAATGGATGGCCTCTTCTCTGTTAAGTCCGATGTTTTCAGCTTTGGGGTTTTGGTGTTAGAAATAGTAACCGGAAAGAAGAAGAGGGGATTCTATTATCAAAATAACCAACTCAACCTTCTCACAGATCATATGTTATTGGCAATACATTCGTCATTTGATTCAAATCTGATAAAGAAA GTTGGACTGTTGTGTGTCCTGGAACAAGCAGAAGACAGACCAAACATGGCCACTGTGGTTTTGATGCTAGGTAGCGAAAGTGCATCACTGCCTCATCCTAAAAACCCAGGATTTTGCCTTGGAAGAAGACCCGTTGATTCTGATTCATATTCAACTAATTATGAAGAAACTTGCACTGTCAATCAAGTTATAGTTACCATGATAGATCCCCGGTAG